One window of Microcoleus vaginatus PCC 9802 genomic DNA carries:
- the glf gene encoding UDP-galactopyranose mutase — protein MFDYLIVGAGFAGSVIAERLANEAGKTVLIIDTRNHIGGNAYDHYDNHGILVHKYGPHIFHTNSRPVFEYLSRFTEWRPYEHRVLASVDGQLLPIPINLNTVNQLYGLNLTSFEVEDFFAKVAEPKDYIRTSEDVVVSKVGRELYEKFFRNYTRKQWGMDPSELDNSVIARVPTRINRDDRYFTDTYQAMPLHGYTRMFEKMLSHPNIKVMLNTDYREIEGFIPYGEMIYTGPVDSYFNYCYGKLPYRSLEFKHETLNVPVHQKAPVVNYPNEHLYTRCTEFKYLTGQEHQKTSIVYEYPQAEGDPYYPVPRPENAEIYKKYKALADATPGVSFVGRLATYRYYNMDQVVAQALTTYKQITTKPVIELVENVNGSASNVSSSNAVTPSRPAAASLEVAAVNNGNGNGNGNGNSASK, from the coding sequence ATGTTTGACTATTTAATCGTCGGAGCCGGATTTGCAGGTAGCGTCATTGCCGAAAGACTAGCAAATGAAGCTGGAAAAACTGTCCTGATAATTGATACCCGCAACCACATCGGCGGCAACGCATACGATCACTACGACAACCACGGCATCCTGGTACACAAATACGGCCCCCACATTTTTCACACCAATTCGCGCCCAGTTTTCGAGTATCTTTCGCGCTTCACCGAGTGGCGGCCCTACGAACACCGCGTCCTCGCCAGCGTTGACGGTCAACTGCTGCCAATTCCCATCAATCTCAACACCGTCAACCAACTTTACGGACTGAATCTCACCTCATTTGAAGTAGAAGATTTCTTCGCGAAAGTAGCAGAACCAAAGGATTACATTCGCACTTCTGAAGATGTGGTTGTCAGCAAAGTCGGTCGCGAACTTTACGAGAAATTCTTCCGCAACTACACCCGCAAACAGTGGGGAATGGACCCGTCGGAACTCGATAACTCAGTGATTGCGCGCGTACCCACTCGCATTAACCGGGACGATCGCTATTTTACCGATACCTATCAAGCAATGCCGCTGCACGGCTACACTCGGATGTTTGAAAAGATGCTTTCTCACCCAAACATCAAGGTGATGCTGAATACCGACTACCGGGAAATTGAGGGTTTTATCCCTTACGGAGAAATGATTTACACCGGGCCTGTCGATTCCTATTTCAATTATTGCTACGGCAAACTTCCTTACCGTTCCTTGGAATTCAAGCACGAAACACTGAACGTACCCGTACACCAAAAAGCACCGGTCGTAAATTACCCCAACGAGCATTTATATACTCGCTGCACGGAGTTTAAATACCTCACCGGACAAGAGCATCAAAAAACTAGCATTGTCTACGAATATCCCCAAGCTGAGGGAGACCCTTACTACCCGGTTCCGCGTCCAGAAAATGCCGAAATTTACAAGAAATATAAGGCTTTGGCTGATGCAACTCCGGGAGTCTCTTTCGTGGGAAGGCTGGCGACTTACAGGTATTACAACATGGATCAAGTGGTCGCTCAAGCTCTGACAACTTACAAACAAATTACTACCAAGCCGGTAATTGAATTGGTAGAAAATGTTAACGGTTCGGCTTCTAATGTAAGCTCCTCCAATGCAGTTACCCCCTCTCGCCCAGCCGCAGCTTCTCTAGAAGTCGCTGCTGTCAACAACGGCAACGGCAACGGCAACGGTAACGGCAACTCTGCTAGCAAGTAG
- a CDS encoding glycoside hydrolase family 2 produces the protein MSWLGRELENCEIEESATLDSKVTVQGQKTGYPRPQLRRSNWICLNGQWRFAYDDAGRCVQPIDISEWTHTIEVPFAPESAKSGIGDTNFHPNCWYEREFDLPHTEGRTLLHFGAVDYRARVWVNGQFVMEHEGGHTPFTADITALVNLNGPQRVTVWAQDDPQDLEQPRGKQDWQIEPHNIWYPRTTGIWQTVWVELVPHTYIERIRWTPQFERWEIGFEAFVAGDRQSGIQVKVKLSIGCMLLVNDTYEVINGEIHRRIALSDPGIDDYRNELLWSPEKPTLINAQVQLWADGKLLDEVKSYTAMRTVSIQRDRFMLNGRPYYLRLVLDQGYWPDTMMTAPSDEALRHDVELVKAMGFNGVRKHQKIEDPRFLYWADVLGLLVWEEMPSAYRFTPKAVQRLTREWTEVIDRDSSHPCIVVWVPFNESWGVPNLVEAAAHRNYVQALYFLTKTLDPTRPVIGNDGWESIDTDILAIHDYDNNPHTLAKRYGPEVQLADLFDRGRPGGRILTLDGHPHQGQPMMLTEFGGIACAGRENPDFYRVWGYVRASDTQELQRRYIALLKVVNQVEMFSGFCYTQLTDTYQEANGLLYADRTPKFPLEVIAAATLGADISEDSSQPQAITQC, from the coding sequence ATGAGTTGGTTAGGTAGAGAACTAGAAAATTGCGAGATAGAAGAGTCTGCAACTCTTGATAGTAAGGTCACAGTTCAAGGACAGAAAACAGGTTATCCGCGCCCTCAACTGCGCCGGAGCAACTGGATTTGTCTCAATGGCCAGTGGAGATTTGCTTATGATGACGCGGGCCGCTGCGTGCAGCCGATCGATATTTCTGAGTGGACTCACACTATAGAAGTGCCGTTTGCTCCAGAATCGGCAAAAAGTGGGATCGGGGACACGAATTTTCACCCCAACTGCTGGTACGAGCGCGAATTTGACCTACCCCATACAGAAGGAAGAACTCTCCTCCACTTTGGGGCCGTAGACTACCGCGCCCGCGTCTGGGTGAACGGTCAGTTTGTCATGGAACACGAAGGCGGACACACTCCTTTCACCGCAGACATTACAGCACTTGTGAACCTCAACGGGCCGCAGCGGGTGACAGTCTGGGCCCAGGACGACCCGCAAGATTTGGAGCAACCGCGCGGCAAGCAAGACTGGCAAATAGAGCCACACAATATTTGGTATCCGCGCACGACCGGCATTTGGCAGACAGTCTGGGTAGAATTGGTGCCTCACACTTATATCGAGCGCATCCGCTGGACTCCCCAGTTTGAACGCTGGGAAATCGGTTTTGAAGCGTTTGTCGCGGGCGATCGCCAGTCGGGAATCCAGGTAAAAGTTAAACTGTCGATCGGCTGTATGCTGCTGGTCAACGACACCTACGAAGTCATCAACGGCGAAATCCACCGCCGCATCGCGCTCTCCGACCCTGGTATCGACGACTACCGCAACGAATTGCTGTGGAGCCCCGAAAAACCGACGCTAATTAACGCTCAAGTGCAGTTGTGGGCCGACGGCAAACTGCTCGACGAGGTTAAATCTTATACCGCCATGAGGACGGTGAGCATCCAGCGCGATCGCTTCATGCTAAACGGCCGCCCCTACTATTTGCGACTGGTGCTCGATCAAGGTTACTGGCCCGACACCATGATGACTGCCCCCTCCGACGAAGCTTTGCGCCACGATGTCGAATTAGTCAAAGCAATGGGTTTCAACGGCGTCCGCAAGCACCAAAAAATTGAAGACCCCCGATTTTTGTACTGGGCTGACGTGCTGGGGCTCTTAGTGTGGGAAGAAATGCCCAGCGCCTACCGCTTCACTCCCAAAGCCGTTCAACGGCTGACGCGGGAGTGGACGGAAGTCATCGACCGCGACTCCAGCCACCCCTGTATCGTAGTCTGGGTGCCGTTTAACGAATCTTGGGGAGTTCCGAATTTAGTCGAAGCAGCAGCCCACCGCAACTACGTGCAAGCGCTGTATTTCTTGACAAAAACCCTCGATCCGACTCGCCCCGTCATCGGTAACGACGGGTGGGAAAGCATCGATACCGACATCCTGGCGATTCACGACTACGACAACAACCCGCACACCCTAGCCAAGCGCTACGGGCCCGAAGTCCAGCTAGCGGATTTGTTCGATCGCGGGCGTCCGGGAGGGCGCATCCTCACCCTCGACGGTCACCCGCACCAAGGACAGCCGATGATGCTGACAGAATTCGGTGGCATCGCCTGCGCTGGCCGCGAAAACCCCGATTTTTACAGGGTTTGGGGCTACGTACGCGCGTCGGACACCCAGGAACTGCAAAGGCGCTACATTGCGCTGCTGAAGGTGGTAAACCAAGTGGAAATGTTCAGTGGATTTTGTTACACGCAGTTGACCGATACTTACCAAGAAGCTAACGGTTTGCTGTATGCCGATCGCACTCCCAAGTTTCCCCTAGAGGTGATCGCGGCGGCAACTCTCGGCGCGGATATTTCCGAAGACAGTTCACAGCCGCAAGCTATTACTCAATGCTAA
- a CDS encoding anti-sigma factor antagonist, which produces MNVLVKIVLSHEVLENSQFAQFQKEIQRLIESGGKILMLDFSKINFLKNSELMAVVAIVKLVRDSQCILLISAMSEQVRILFELTGLQQIFQCLPFAEEFSLKSELTEPLGGLHSLAS; this is translated from the coding sequence ATGAACGTTCTAGTTAAAATTGTTTTGTCTCATGAGGTTTTGGAAAATTCTCAATTTGCTCAGTTTCAGAAAGAAATACAGCGCCTCATTGAAAGCGGTGGCAAAATTCTTATGCTGGATTTCTCAAAAATAAATTTCCTGAAAAATTCCGAGTTAATGGCTGTAGTGGCGATCGTGAAATTAGTTAGAGACAGCCAATGTATACTTTTGATCTCGGCCATGAGCGAACAAGTTAGAATTCTCTTTGAACTCACGGGACTACAGCAAATATTTCAGTGTTTGCCGTTTGCGGAAGAATTTTCTCTCAAAAGTGAGCTAACTGAACCGTTAGGAGGTTTGCACAGTCTTGCTAGCTAG
- a CDS encoding IS701 family transposase, with product MKETTPSAMPPCFDRWCRRFDDVFSHQAQKTGFKHYLGGLLGESERKNLTQMSRDCIGVTYNRLHHFLTEAPWNAQQVNQRRLQVMQQCRQTHISRGFTLIIDDSGHRKSGNLTAGVGRQYIGEIGKTDNGVVVVTTHLYDGVKSLPLDVELYQHAHSLPQGKENPEFIKKPDIAIKLIDKCLERKERPAVVLIDAGYGNNSRFLQELEKRKLTYVGGLAKNRKVVCQIEPERQPEELKLSELAKRLPAEALSAITLNREKPRTVWVATITVEFSTMSGPKTVAIVMNAPTCSTATEVDYLVTNAASERATASWIVTTYSQRNWVEVFYREAKGWLGLKEYQIRGKRSLYRHLILVFCAYTFIIWHQLTGGLRRQWANQPLTTFTEALSAFRTAISYRFFGWLQENRDLFTLYKASLGFVWA from the coding sequence ATGAAAGAAACAACTCCTAGCGCCATGCCACCATGCTTCGATCGATGGTGTCGTCGTTTTGACGATGTTTTTAGCCATCAAGCCCAAAAAACAGGGTTTAAGCACTATTTAGGGGGATTATTGGGAGAAAGTGAGCGAAAAAACCTGACTCAGATGTCAAGAGACTGTATAGGAGTTACATACAACCGATTGCATCATTTTTTGACAGAAGCTCCTTGGAATGCCCAGCAAGTTAACCAACGACGGTTGCAGGTGATGCAGCAGTGTAGGCAGACTCATATCAGCAGAGGGTTTACTCTGATAATAGATGATTCCGGTCACAGAAAAAGTGGCAATTTAACAGCAGGAGTTGGTCGGCAATATATTGGAGAAATCGGAAAAACAGATAATGGTGTAGTAGTGGTAACTACACACTTATATGATGGAGTGAAAAGCCTACCACTTGATGTTGAATTATATCAACACGCTCATTCGTTACCTCAAGGAAAAGAAAATCCAGAATTTATTAAAAAACCCGATATAGCCATCAAACTAATTGACAAATGCTTAGAAAGGAAAGAGCGACCAGCAGTAGTTTTAATCGATGCAGGCTATGGGAATAATAGTAGATTTTTGCAGGAGTTAGAGAAAAGGAAGTTAACCTATGTAGGAGGATTAGCCAAAAATCGAAAAGTAGTCTGTCAAATAGAACCCGAGCGACAACCCGAAGAACTCAAACTCTCAGAATTAGCAAAACGTTTACCAGCAGAGGCTTTAAGTGCTATTACACTAAATCGGGAAAAGCCCAGAACTGTGTGGGTAGCAACTATCACAGTAGAATTCTCAACCATGTCCGGGCCAAAAACAGTCGCTATCGTCATGAATGCTCCGACTTGTTCTACCGCCACAGAAGTTGATTATTTAGTGACTAACGCTGCCAGTGAGCGGGCAACAGCATCATGGATAGTAACAACTTACTCCCAACGTAATTGGGTAGAAGTGTTTTACCGTGAAGCTAAAGGATGGCTAGGGTTAAAAGAATATCAAATCCGAGGAAAGAGAAGCCTTTATCGACATTTAATATTAGTATTTTGTGCTTATACTTTTATCATTTGGCATCAGTTAACAGGAGGATTGCGTCGGCAGTGGGCTAACCAACCTTTAACAACATTTACTGAAGCTTTGTCAGCTTTTAGAACAGCTATATCTTACAGGTTTTTTGGCTGGTTGCAAGAAAACAGGGACCTATTTACTTTATATAAAGCCAGTTTGGGCTTTGTTTGGGCTTAA